A DNA window from Paenibacillus andongensis contains the following coding sequences:
- the rfbG gene encoding CDP-glucose 4,6-dehydratase: MENLGKRSGEKCMTEFWNNKRVFVTGHTGFKGTWLCLWLTQMGAKVAGYALLPPTSPSLFELCNVEGLLEKSTIADIRDLESIKEAISDFKPEIVIHMAAQPLVRDSYKIPVETYSINVMGTVNLFEAVRITESVKAVVNVTTDKCYENKEWEWGYRENEPLGGYDPYSNSKACSELVTSAYRNSFFNPEKYNEHGVAIASARAGNVIGGGDWAVDRLIPDCISSLLQEEEIIIRNPNSIRPWQHVLEPLSGYLLLAEKLYMHGTQYAEGWNFGPSDNDAKPVRWIVDKICEIWGEKSHYQIDGGINPHEANYLKLDCSKAKLHLSWEPRWELEKTLKSIVSWTHKYREGADMRLVCLEQINDYITSF; the protein is encoded by the coding sequence ATGGAAAACTTGGGGAAAAGATCTGGTGAAAAATGTATGACTGAGTTCTGGAATAATAAACGAGTATTCGTAACGGGTCATACAGGTTTTAAAGGAACATGGTTGTGTTTATGGTTAACGCAGATGGGAGCAAAAGTAGCAGGCTACGCTTTGCTACCTCCAACATCACCTAGTTTATTTGAACTGTGTAATGTAGAGGGACTTCTTGAGAAATCTACAATTGCAGACATTAGAGATTTAGAATCGATAAAAGAAGCGATATCCGATTTTAAACCGGAAATTGTTATACACATGGCTGCACAACCACTGGTTAGAGATTCATATAAAATCCCAGTTGAAACGTATTCTATAAATGTAATGGGTACAGTTAATTTATTTGAAGCAGTAAGAATAACTGAAAGCGTAAAAGCTGTTGTAAACGTGACAACTGATAAATGCTATGAAAATAAAGAGTGGGAATGGGGCTATCGTGAAAATGAGCCTTTAGGGGGATATGATCCATATTCTAACAGTAAGGCCTGTTCAGAATTAGTGACATCTGCCTATAGAAATTCTTTCTTTAATCCTGAGAAATATAACGAGCATGGTGTAGCCATAGCTTCAGCAAGAGCAGGGAATGTAATTGGTGGTGGTGATTGGGCGGTAGATCGATTGATTCCTGATTGCATTAGCTCTCTTTTGCAAGAAGAGGAAATTATTATTAGAAATCCGAATTCAATAAGGCCATGGCAGCATGTTTTAGAACCATTGAGTGGTTATTTGCTCTTAGCGGAAAAATTATATATGCATGGTACTCAGTATGCAGAAGGTTGGAATTTTGGTCCATCAGACAATGATGCAAAACCGGTAAGGTGGATTGTAGACAAAATATGTGAAATTTGGGGGGAGAAAAGCCACTATCAAATTGATGGAGGTATAAACCCTCATGAGGCCAATTATTTAAAACTAGATTGTTCTAAGGCAAAGTTACACTTAAGCTGGGAGCCGCGCTGGGAACTTGAAAAAACTTTGAAGAGTATTGTTTCATGGACTCATAAGTATCGTGAAGGTGCAGACATGAGACTTGTGTGTCTTGAACAAATTAATGATTATATAACTTCTTTTTAA
- the rfbF gene encoding glucose-1-phosphate cytidylyltransferase, whose protein sequence is MKVVILAGGYGTRISEESHLKPKPMIEIGQRPILWHIMKIYSSYGFNDFVICLGYKGYYIKEYFAHYFLHESDVTFDFRNDNENITHNHSAEPWRVTLVNTGIDTMTGGRVKRIQPYIGYEPFMLTYGDGVSDVNIKELVEFHKLSGRMATVTSIQPDGRFGALDISDLNEVRGFQEKPRGDGSWINAGFFVCQPEVFDYINDDSTIFEKEPLENLAKQGELSAYKHNGFWQPMDTLRDKNHLEDLWARNKAPWKTWGKDLVKNV, encoded by the coding sequence ATGAAGGTAGTTATACTTGCAGGGGGATATGGTACAAGAATAAGTGAAGAATCCCACTTAAAACCTAAACCAATGATTGAAATTGGACAAAGGCCGATTCTTTGGCATATTATGAAGATTTATTCATCGTATGGATTTAATGATTTTGTAATTTGTCTTGGTTATAAGGGTTATTATATTAAGGAATATTTTGCTCACTACTTTCTTCATGAATCTGATGTTACCTTTGATTTTAGGAACGATAACGAGAACATAACACATAATCACTCTGCTGAACCATGGAGAGTTACACTTGTAAATACTGGAATAGATACGATGACTGGCGGGCGAGTTAAGAGAATTCAACCGTATATCGGATATGAACCTTTTATGCTTACCTATGGTGATGGAGTATCGGATGTAAACATTAAGGAATTGGTTGAGTTCCATAAATTAAGTGGAAGAATGGCAACTGTTACATCTATTCAGCCTGATGGCCGATTTGGAGCATTGGACATATCAGATCTGAATGAAGTGCGCGGTTTTCAAGAAAAGCCTAGAGGAGACGGTTCTTGGATTAACGCGGGCTTCTTCGTTTGTCAGCCAGAAGTATTTGATTATATTAATGATGATTCAACTATATTTGAAAAAGAGCCGCTAGAAAATCTTGCGAAGCAAGGGGAACTTTCTGCTTATAAACATAATGGTTTCTGGCAGCCTATGGATACATTGCGTGATAAGAATCATTTGGAAGACCTATGGGCTAGGAACAAAGCTCCATGGAAAACTTGGGGAAAAGATCTGGTGAAAAATGTATGA
- the rfbH gene encoding lipopolysaccharide biosynthesis protein RfbH, with product MLKINDLVQKKSTNELAIITNVNMDNYEVVKLSMKELLDPNFQIVVSIDGTTNVLLDVRNKDLFEKTEITFLRSIPKDVAEKIMRLEILSKVDVFYKTFHEKKESFNPETSSISYGGRVYDEREMKNLVDSSLDFWLTAGRFSKQFEKEFAEFIGVRYALLTNSGSSANLLAFSTLTSPKLGDRRIMPGDEVITVAAGFPTTVTPIVQNGAIPVFIDVELGTYNIMVDRIEGAITSKTKAIMIAHTMGNPFELDKIIELAKKYNLWVIEDNCDALGSKFDGKLTGTFGDIATSSFYPPHHMTMGEGGAVYTNNPQLKMIIESFRDWGRDCWCPSGCDDTCKKRFGWELGTLPYGYDHKYTYSHIGYNLRVTDMQAAVGVEQLKKVPSFVDARIRNFNRLLEGLKDLNDYFILPRATKNSEPSWFGFILTLRENVGFTKNEIVNYLETNRIQTRMLFAGNLTRQPAFQGVNYRIHGDLINTDKILNDTFLIGVYPGLTDVMIDYMILKISEFVKSKQNLVTRRICQ from the coding sequence ATGTTGAAAATAAATGATTTGGTTCAAAAGAAATCAACAAATGAATTAGCTATTATAACAAATGTAAATATGGATAATTATGAAGTTGTAAAACTAAGTATGAAAGAATTATTGGACCCAAATTTCCAAATTGTTGTTAGTATAGATGGTACTACCAACGTGTTGCTTGATGTAAGGAATAAGGATCTTTTTGAAAAGACGGAAATTACATTTTTAAGAAGTATACCTAAAGATGTAGCTGAGAAGATAATGAGACTTGAGATACTTTCAAAAGTAGATGTGTTTTACAAAACATTTCATGAGAAAAAAGAGTCATTTAACCCGGAGACATCTTCTATATCATATGGTGGCCGTGTTTACGATGAAAGAGAAATGAAAAACCTTGTCGATTCTTCTTTAGATTTTTGGTTAACAGCAGGAAGGTTTAGCAAGCAATTTGAAAAAGAGTTTGCTGAGTTCATTGGCGTTAGATACGCATTACTAACAAATTCAGGATCGTCAGCAAACTTACTGGCTTTCTCGACTCTAACCTCTCCTAAATTAGGAGATCGTCGCATAATGCCTGGGGATGAAGTTATTACAGTAGCTGCTGGTTTCCCAACAACTGTAACTCCAATCGTACAGAACGGGGCAATCCCTGTTTTTATTGATGTTGAACTAGGAACATATAACATTATGGTAGACCGAATTGAAGGAGCTATTACTTCAAAAACCAAAGCAATAATGATTGCTCATACTATGGGTAACCCCTTTGAGTTAGACAAGATAATTGAGCTTGCTAAGAAATATAATCTATGGGTAATTGAAGATAACTGTGATGCATTAGGATCGAAATTTGACGGGAAATTAACAGGTACATTTGGTGATATTGCTACATCCAGTTTTTATCCACCACATCATATGACTATGGGGGAAGGTGGGGCAGTCTATACAAACAATCCTCAACTTAAAATGATTATTGAATCATTCAGAGATTGGGGAAGAGATTGCTGGTGTCCATCCGGATGTGATGATACTTGTAAGAAACGGTTTGGATGGGAGCTTGGAACTCTTCCATATGGATATGATCACAAATATACGTATTCACATATTGGCTATAACCTCAGAGTAACTGACATGCAAGCTGCTGTTGGGGTAGAGCAGCTTAAGAAAGTACCTTCTTTTGTAGATGCAAGAATAAGAAACTTTAATAGACTTTTGGAAGGCTTGAAAGATCTTAATGATTATTTTATCTTGCCTAGAGCAACTAAAAATTCTGAACCTAGTTGGTTTGGATTCATTCTAACTCTTCGTGAGAATGTAGGGTTTACTAAGAATGAAATAGTAAATTATTTAGAAACCAACAGGATACAAACACGTATGTTGTTTGCCGGTAACTTAACAAGACAACCTGCCTTTCAAGGTGTTAATTACAGGATCCATGGTGATTTAATCAATACTGACAAAATTTTAAATGACACTTTTTTAATAGGAGTTTACCCTGGACTAACGGATGTAATGATAGATTATATGATACTTAAGATTAGTGAATTTGTTAAATCCAAACAGAATTTAGTAACTAGGAGGATATGTCAATGA
- a CDS encoding GtrA family protein, protein MQSQSIKFLIIGILNTVVGYLIYFVCLKFFDLNYIFSLLYAHVLGVLHSYFWNSKWTFKKGRKTYKNLLKFSGVYGVSFLINLLVLYILINYLSLTPLLSQGFALFITTLISFIGHKYWSFKISKTHIRSGEHVENK, encoded by the coding sequence ATGCAATCTCAGTCTATCAAGTTTTTAATTATTGGAATTCTTAATACAGTTGTTGGGTATTTAATCTATTTTGTTTGTTTAAAATTTTTTGATTTAAATTATATATTTTCGTTGTTATATGCACATGTGCTTGGCGTATTACATAGTTACTTTTGGAATAGCAAGTGGACCTTTAAAAAAGGAAGAAAAACGTATAAAAATCTATTGAAATTTTCAGGAGTATATGGTGTTTCTTTTCTTATTAATTTATTAGTACTCTATATTCTAATAAACTATCTAAGCTTAACTCCCTTGCTTTCCCAGGGTTTCGCATTATTCATAACAACTTTAATTAGTTTCATTGGTCATAAATATTGGAGTTTCAAAATTAGTAAAACTCACATTAGGAGTGGAGAACATGTTGAAAATAAATGA
- a CDS encoding glycosyltransferase family 4 protein, giving the protein MDIAIVSPSPKPFAVGGIEKLMLGLYQQIDELTDHRVELFKIPTGENGFWELLKSYETFYNLNLDHFDMIITCKYPSWMVQHRNHTIYMAHHLRGLFDTYHFLNMPTEMKKTSHIEINKIIEYTQDPNNIHNDLDGFFKMIDLLYTNRENYSKDFFAFPGPFIRQIIHFLDKWALHPSRMKRYTSISKTVKDRNDYFPSNVNVEVIYPPTTLQGLQGGDYDYFLVVGRLDGAKRVELVIKAMSHISNPNVNLLIAGSGPDESRLKQIALNDDRIKFIGYINNEKLKDLYSNALAVIYVPYDEDYGLVTIEAMHCGKPVITCKDSGGTTEFVIDGKTGLLANSDPLSLAEKMSMLVSNKSLAMTLGANARDSVRTITWNNCITSLLQDNLSSYVNFPPQIKKKITILSTYPVLPRKHGGQLRIFNIYKNLDQEYDITIVSLNNESKHYEKRVGNLTEISIPMSNTHLEKEWAIEREVGIPITDIVMHRLINLSPEFIRIADKYMQNANILVAAQPYLYNLIEKYGVNKYIIYDSQNMEYNLKKSMLPDNKTAHKLLEELFELEKRACLSSSIILACSSEDIDKLTDTYKVEYKKAVLVPNGVDTRLNPYVDFRTRQKNKVDLGIENENIIVFIGSWHKPNIEAVEEILKIANSLSECKFIIMGGQCLAFRDRNLPKNVVLAGIVDEQTKLLIYSVADIAINPMSNGSGTNLKVAEYMANGVPIISSKIGARGYDVVNGEHILITDLNSFCEEIRELLNNSDLKAKLSSSSKKFVDNKFEWKVISNILKETLLKIDKSYEVNSYE; this is encoded by the coding sequence GTGGATATTGCAATTGTATCACCCAGTCCTAAACCATTTGCTGTAGGTGGCATTGAAAAGTTGATGTTAGGGTTATATCAACAAATAGATGAATTAACGGATCATAGAGTGGAGCTATTTAAGATCCCAACTGGAGAGAATGGGTTCTGGGAATTATTGAAGAGCTATGAAACTTTTTATAATTTAAATTTAGACCATTTTGATATGATTATTACTTGCAAATACCCTAGTTGGATGGTTCAGCATAGAAATCATACTATTTATATGGCCCATCATTTAAGAGGTCTTTTTGATACCTATCATTTTCTTAATATGCCGACAGAGATGAAGAAGACGTCTCACATAGAAATAAACAAAATAATAGAGTACACCCAAGATCCTAATAATATTCATAATGATTTAGATGGCTTCTTTAAAATGATTGATCTTCTTTATACTAACAGAGAAAATTATTCTAAAGATTTTTTTGCATTTCCAGGGCCGTTTATTAGACAGATCATTCATTTCCTTGATAAATGGGCTCTTCATCCATCAAGAATGAAAAGATATACCTCCATATCTAAGACAGTAAAGGATAGAAATGATTACTTCCCTTCAAATGTTAATGTTGAAGTAATATACCCACCAACAACCTTGCAGGGTTTACAAGGAGGGGATTATGACTATTTCTTAGTAGTTGGAAGATTAGATGGTGCCAAGCGGGTAGAATTAGTAATTAAAGCTATGAGTCATATAAGTAATCCAAATGTGAATTTACTTATTGCAGGATCTGGTCCAGATGAGAGTAGGCTAAAACAGATAGCCTTAAATGATGACAGAATTAAATTTATTGGATATATAAATAATGAGAAGTTGAAAGATCTATATTCTAATGCATTAGCTGTTATTTATGTGCCCTATGATGAAGATTATGGTCTTGTTACTATTGAAGCTATGCATTGTGGAAAACCAGTAATCACATGTAAAGATTCAGGTGGAACGACTGAATTTGTTATTGACGGAAAAACCGGCTTATTAGCTAATAGTGATCCACTAAGTTTAGCAGAAAAAATGAGTATGCTGGTGAGTAATAAATCTTTAGCGATGACCCTGGGTGCAAATGCCAGAGATTCTGTGAGAACTATAACTTGGAATAACTGCATAACATCTTTATTGCAGGACAATCTAAGTAGCTATGTTAATTTTCCTCCCCAAATTAAAAAGAAAATAACTATACTTTCAACTTATCCAGTTTTACCGAGAAAGCATGGTGGACAACTCAGAATATTCAATATTTATAAAAATTTAGATCAGGAATATGACATCACAATAGTAAGTTTAAATAATGAGTCTAAACATTATGAGAAAAGGGTTGGGAACTTAACAGAAATTTCAATTCCTATGAGCAACACTCACTTAGAGAAAGAATGGGCAATAGAAAGAGAAGTCGGTATTCCAATCACGGATATTGTGATGCATAGACTAATAAATTTGTCGCCTGAGTTTATTCGTATTGCAGATAAATACATGCAAAACGCTAATATTCTTGTTGCAGCTCAACCGTATTTATATAATTTAATTGAAAAGTACGGTGTAAATAAATATATTATCTATGATTCGCAGAATATGGAATATAATTTAAAAAAATCAATGTTACCTGACAACAAAACAGCCCATAAATTGTTAGAAGAGTTATTTGAGCTGGAGAAAAGAGCATGTTTATCAAGTAGTATAATTTTGGCATGCTCAAGTGAAGATATAGACAAATTGACAGATACCTATAAAGTAGAATATAAAAAAGCAGTGCTCGTTCCAAATGGTGTAGACACAAGGTTAAATCCTTATGTGGATTTTCGTACTAGGCAGAAAAATAAAGTAGATCTAGGGATAGAAAATGAAAATATTATCGTATTTATTGGTAGTTGGCATAAGCCTAATATAGAAGCTGTAGAAGAAATTCTTAAAATCGCAAATAGTTTATCGGAATGCAAATTTATTATTATGGGTGGACAATGCTTAGCCTTTAGAGATCGGAATTTACCTAAGAATGTTGTATTAGCTGGAATAGTTGATGAACAAACAAAATTATTAATTTATTCAGTCGCAGATATTGCTATTAATCCTATGTCGAATGGTTCCGGGACTAACTTAAAAGTTGCGGAGTATATGGCAAATGGAGTCCCTATTATATCGTCAAAAATAGGTGCGAGGGGATATGATGTTGTGAATGGAGAACATATTCTTATCACAGATCTCAATAGTTTTTGTGAAGAAATAAGAGAATTATTAAATAATAGTGATTTAAAAGCTAAATTGTCCTCATCTTCTAAAAAGTTTGTTGATAATAAATTCGAGTGGAAAGTGATATCAAATATTCTAAAAGAAACTCTTTTAAAAATAGATAAGTCTTATGAAGTAAATAGTTATGAATGA
- a CDS encoding glycosyltransferase family 4 protein — MKIGIVKPDYKISGGFEVVVNRLKLELELRGHEVQMVYVDATDTSTNDIPYIINQDMFYKNPEFFKYINMYWKYLKMDLSRYDAVISTQPPSFAIKHPKHISLFYHHMKFFYDMSDLILEVGLQQPYHHKSVQVIREIDTLSLSKVTTILAGSQTIKNRIKQFNNLSNNVDVIYAGIDPDIYYFNGQVIYEYPIVVGRHEFPKRPELFVKAMKLLPNLVGKVVGAGGRTDDLKRIDNLLTYTSQEGIVITDDIVWKQMSNGKFGFEYEKLIQNAKKNRTPSNVIFTGRVSTESLFEEYSKASCVVCPAYEEDYGLTAIEAMSFKKPVIACKDGGGYAELIEDGINGFLVDPTSDAIAEAIQRIAENKEMAIRMGNAAYETSRKYTWRNTIDKLLEHLTF; from the coding sequence ATGAAAATTGGTATTGTAAAACCAGATTACAAAATTTCAGGTGGTTTTGAAGTCGTAGTAAATCGTCTTAAACTCGAGCTTGAATTGAGAGGGCATGAGGTTCAAATGGTTTACGTAGATGCTACGGATACAAGCACGAATGATATACCCTATATAATTAATCAAGATATGTTTTATAAAAATCCTGAATTTTTTAAATACATTAATATGTATTGGAAATATTTAAAGATGGATTTATCGCGATATGATGCAGTTATTAGTACACAGCCTCCTTCATTTGCAATTAAACATCCAAAGCACATTTCATTATTTTATCATCATATGAAATTTTTTTATGATATGTCAGATCTCATTCTTGAAGTAGGGCTGCAACAACCCTATCATCATAAATCAGTTCAAGTAATTCGTGAAATAGATACACTTAGTTTATCTAAAGTGACTACCATTCTTGCAGGTAGTCAGACGATAAAGAATAGGATTAAACAGTTTAACAATCTTAGCAACAATGTAGATGTTATTTATGCTGGAATCGATCCTGATATATATTATTTTAATGGTCAAGTTATTTATGAGTATCCTATAGTTGTGGGCAGGCATGAATTCCCTAAAAGACCAGAGCTTTTTGTTAAGGCTATGAAACTACTGCCTAATCTTGTAGGCAAAGTTGTGGGCGCGGGCGGCCGAACAGATGATTTAAAAAGAATTGATAACCTGTTAACCTATACTTCCCAAGAGGGGATCGTCATAACTGATGATATAGTCTGGAAGCAAATGTCTAACGGGAAATTTGGGTTTGAATATGAAAAGCTTATTCAAAATGCAAAAAAAAATAGAACCCCTTCGAATGTTATCTTTACAGGTAGAGTTTCAACAGAAAGTTTATTTGAGGAGTATTCCAAAGCTTCCTGTGTTGTGTGTCCGGCATATGAAGAGGATTATGGCTTAACAGCTATTGAAGCTATGTCTTTTAAAAAGCCAGTTATTGCATGTAAAGATGGTGGCGGTTATGCAGAACTTATAGAAGATGGAATTAATGGATTTTTAGTTGATCCTACCTCTGATGCGATAGCTGAAGCTATTCAGAGAATAGCTGAGAACAAAGAAATGGCTATAAGGATGGGAAATGCAGCGTATGAAACTAGTAGAAAGTATACATGGAGAAATACGATTGATAAGTTATTAGAACATTTAACATTCTAA